DNA from Drosophila busckii strain San Diego stock center, stock number 13000-0081.31 chromosome 2R, ASM1175060v1, whole genome shotgun sequence:
CGATCGCTCTAAGCAATTACATCTTATTTTAGTCAGacatttattaagttttgctatattttgcatattcgCAACATTCGATTAATGCTGTCGACAAATGATACGTTTTCATTCATAACAAAGCGccatagttttttttttttaaaacaataataaaaccaCCATGagtttagttaaatatatttttattgaacaaAAGATAggtgtatatgtattttaatttcttattttcaaCACAAACGAATTTAATTACGATAATTATTATCATctctttttgttgtaatttttgttttttgattcCAATGTTAGTTTCTTTTAAGTatgaaaactaaacaaaacgcaaatcaattgcaaactaatgtgtaatgtatttttatataaaaatgtgacttaattaaataagttgttttacatgtatttaaaatttttgaagcgcttaaaaagtaattatttGACAacttatgttttgtttaagaGCTCTCACttacaattgaattaaattaattgtttcaGATGATActcgtacatacatacacataagtATTAAGTTTTGTGGAAAAGTGTATTTACGTCGTATTTAAGTCACATTTAGAACTTGTTtgatttgtgttgttgttattgttgtattttatgtttcttttactaataacatttaaaaagaTCACCAAAGTTACAGATTTCccatatttatttacgttgCTTACGTTGCTCATCTACAAACTTGAATGCATgactttttttcatttcttttgtatttttcttaaataataattaattaatttattgattaattacCCGGCATTTTGGTTTTGGAGTTTAAAGTAAGGTGTTTCAAAGTtggaaattataaatattatttgtttttttttttgtttttatattatatataaagttatacacatacatatataaataaaataagcttctgtttattattttttgatacCATTCACGATTTTTGCTAATCAAAATTCAgctaagttttaaatattttttagttggaACACTACGACAACAGTGGGCCTGGGTGTCATGGTCGTGGTTTGCATTATGTGGTTGGGACTAATTGGAAGAGTAGAGTACACAAATacgcacatacataagtaagtaagtatatatatactttatatatataacgtaTATAATTGCTTGGAGTTAGTCCATTGTAATTTACGACATTTCCTATTAATTGtggcataattttatttcccTTGGGAAGAGTTGTGCAAtgtttgttttcgtttttgtttgtttaatttgaattcttGTATATAATTGTAGACATTTATACGCATTGCTTATAAGTTAATAATTATGAATTAACGgcacatttataatttaatttatgcattatgtgtattttaagtttatatggATTTTCGTTTTAGTTTAAagctcaattcaattttgacATACAATGttgtatagtatatatgtaaatatagaAGTAAAGAAGCACTTATTATAAACTATAGTTGGCTTCTCTCAACTCGGTAGTGTTTACactagaaaatatatatatatgtatagacaTTATTGGCGGTCGAGTTTTGAGCAGAGCTAaaagtacatatatgtatataatcaATCAGTTGGTATGTGTGATATTGAGTTGTAATTATCAACTGTGACTAATGCGTGAGGGAGAGAGTATCAATGCAAGTCCCACTACTCTacaatatatatctatgtatatatacatatgtatatatgtgtagtAAATGAGATACATGTGGGTATTGCGATTTTTTagagtttttcattttatcaGCTGCACGACATTGAAGAAaccattaaattgtttgttgtgtatAAATGTCTGTTTCGTCTTTATTGCGTGTTTAACAGCTTTAGTTAGATGTAGGTTAGAAATAGTTTATAGATGGTCTACGGTAGTGttatatcatttttttttatttgtttcgcCCCACACCTACTATATGTTTAATCACAAGTTACAACTTTAGTTTAGGATTGGCTTGGCATTTAtgtaatttgtgtgtatttccttttctttgctgtttttgttttggggaGTAGTTAAAGCTTTATACTATGACAATTACTAAAGTTATTACTATGTATCTGATACTTTGCATgacattgttgctgcattactgcataattatcaattaataaaGGTATTACTATGTATCTGTTACTTTGTTACTGCATTAACTGCATAATGATTCATTGTCGGCACATTGTTTTTGTCTACAAACTTTGATGCGCTTAAAAGTATGCGTACAATGCAAATCACATACAATATCATAATAATATTCgtatgcaaaatgcattagAACTCGTCGCTGTCCATTACattcatatatttgtattcttcatttgcattgttttcgtttgcttaacttaatataattgtttgttattgttaaactTTCTTTGTTGCattaagaaataaatgtacaattttttaaatcccttgtgtgtgtgtgtgtgttttaaaaCATtactacaaaataatttgcgGTACGCGCAtgctaaaaaaattattaaaaacaagttACAAATACGAGCCACAGAATTTTCACCTTCACTTTAACCGATTAacaactaatttataattgtaaaatacaaaatatgtgtatgcatatgtatgggatacatatacatatatacatagttgtatatacatatgtatgtaggtcataagaattttcatttaaattgtatttatattttaatgtattttaaacGACACGCTTCAttggcaatttaaaattataaacaaattaaacacatttgagtgtgtgtgtgtgtgtgagtgtttatgtttgtatatgtttgtttgtttgtctgtgtgtgatgGCCATTCAAAGaatattacacatacataatagttatatataaataaatggatCGTCGTCATAGTACTGCGATCTACATTGTTAATAAATCAGCATAATTGTTAACTTGAACTGTGTCTTTAAATATAGTACATAGTGTATATattctttaatattaattgcatttaaatattgtttggagtttggcaaaaaaatattaaataaaattaacttaaactaattatataaaacGATTGCATAATTGACAACAAAAGGATTAGAATGCTAAAGCTgcatgtttaaattaaaaaaaattgaattgttgttaaatttgtatacaattaaattaccCGTACACCAcgtataatattaatatatttgtttttgcaatacttgtaaaactaattgaaaaattaagcaacttaATCGTGAGTTTTAAAATAGGTACATTGATCAGAGGGTTGTGATATGCCGTTATTAATGTTTGCCGTGTGTttatgtgagtgtgtatgtgtttgttttaaatatgtctcgagcgttttgtttttcatacaaaaaataataagataattgcttataaaattacacatattgttttgtttttgttttttgttagtttCTCAGCATTGTTCAACGAAATAGTCGTTCTTAAGTATgctgtatatacatatgcacacaatacaaatacatatatgtatatatatattagatatttaaacattaattgtaaataactAGCAATTATTTTGACCAAAAAGTATTTGTTTGTCCCTTTTTGAAATTGGAGTTTTCTTTATATGCTTGTTCATTATCATTTGTTTGTCGCTTAAAATGTTTCACAATTGTGGACTTTGAGTTGAAATTGCTAAAGTATTTAGTATGCCTTAGTTTATGCTAAATATTACACTCTTTAATGCTTGTCGtaatttttaatctttttacCTTGCTTGTTGGTGGTTTTCGTTCACAGTACAGAGAATccatgttgtttttttattgtgtatgtgtctgttgttgtgtatgtgtgtgtgtgtgtgtgtgtgaatcaGCAACATTTCgaaattactaaaaaaaacctttggttgaatgcatttttgttgtcttcattgtgtaaaaatatatatatactataagtatatatgtgttaattttattctattaaAAACGTACATAGTATAatgtgttgttttttgttgcttcgttttttgctttgatttttgatCCCTtaagagttttgttttttttttagttttcttttttgttttagctatTGTGAGAGTTATACACAAAGTTGTGCTGTTAAACATTCGATTCCCTTACGATTGATAATCCCTATACGATAGATGATCCCCTATACGTTAGATAATCCCTATTAAGATATATAATCCATATATTGGTTTGGTGTTTACctcttgcgtgtgtgtgtgtgtgtgtgtgtgtttgttatgtTAGTTTCATGCAAACTAAACAACCTACGCTCCTCTCATACTCATCCTACTACtttacaattaaacaaattagaaCTTTTAAACTTATAAATCTAATGCTTTCGGCTTGGCTTTTTGTGTACACATCACACATTGAGTTGTTCATTGCGAATTATTCGAATAACATTTCGAAATCTGCTGTtagtgtatttgtatgtgtgttgggttgggggggtgtgtgtgtgtattgtgattgtaattttgttttttggcgtCGTTAAAGTTACTTTTTAGGCAAAGTACATGACCTTTTTGGTGTCGGCGTGCACAGTTATAGCACGTGCCATAGCACCTGGTGTGCGATCCTCAGATGAGCCGCTCTGATGTGAGCCCTCGCCCGAATCGTGCTCCTTCTCCACCAAGTGATATCTGTACAGAATATGgaacatttaattgtttcacTTTATggcttatatatgtatagcttACCTGGCACGGAAGGCAACCAAGTGTGCATAGTAGGCTGGCGCTGGTATGCTAACGGAGCGTGTGCAACGCACATAGGTGTGGCACAGTTGATAGGTGAGGCACTGCAGCTCATCGGAATCGAAGTGATTGTCATCCCATAGCACGTGATAATGTGAGGGACGGCTGGTGCCTTGGATGCCCTGATGACTGCACAGATAGAAATCAAATTCTGTGGGATGAGTGATGCCCACGTCGACGGTGGTGCCAGCGGGTATGTTGCCCGATTTGCCGCTCTGCTCCTTCTTCTCGGCGCAGAAGAGACGCGTGTGATGACGTTTCTGCACCACAATGAAGGTAATACCTGGACGGTATTCGGGCTCGAGCTTGATGCAGGCCTCACGTATGGCGGTCAGCTCATGCTGCAGCACATGTGGGAATTGTCCCTCGGAGACACCATCGCGATAGAGTATGATTCGATGTGGCTTATAGCCGCCGGTGGATTTGTAGAACATAATGAGCAGTTCGCGCACCATGCTGCTTAGCTCTTGGATAATCTCCTGGCGATGCTGCTGCACACGCACGGTGGCTGCATAGCGCGAAGGATGCGCATCCATGGAGCCCACAACAGCTGCTATGGAGGGCTTCTTGTTGTCGCCAGCGGGTGGATGTGTCACATCAGCGCCCAAAAAGATAACGGGCTCGTTGAAGACCTTGGGACGTATGGAGGGCACCAGAATGGAATTAATGCCGCCCAGCTTGACGTTGATCTTGAGGCACAGATTGGACAGCGTCTGTGGCGAGGTCTTGTTCACATTCTTGGCCTGCACACATTGCGTTGCCATGCCCAGCACAGTGTCGCCCACACGCTTCACCTCAGCATAGACGGGCGTCTTGCCTGGCAGCACCACTACCACCAGCTGCAGCCCGGGGAATGTGATCTTTAGATAACGAAACATTGGCTCCACCTGATCCGGTCCGGTGGCATATTTGCAGAAGCAAGGCTGCCCTATGATGGGCATGCCTGCATCATTTGAGATcttctgcagctgctgcgtgaAATTACGCAAAGCATCCTCGCGCACCGTGCGCTGTGGTGCAAAGCAGGCAATGGCCCAGACGCGTATCTCCACGCCGGTGAAGAACTGCTTGCCACGCATATCCCAGACACCCTGATTGGGTGACGCCAAGCTCACCTTGTTCTGCGGCGGATACAGCTGCTGCCCAGTCATGCCCGATGACACACGTCCCCCATATTGAAGCTTGGGTGGCGGCAGCACACGTCCGCGCACCTCCATCATGGAATTTGAGATGGTCAAACCAAACTCCTGCACATATGAATCGTTGTTGAAGTCAGCACGCTTCACAAGATTATTAATCTCGCGCTCACGATCTGGCGCAGAGCGTGCAGTGGCCTTGATCATAGTCGAGGTCTGCATATCGGTCAATTTCTTAATGCAACGCTGACCAGCGACAATGTTGCACACCTCCAGTGGCAAGTAAGTGTGCTTGTGCTCCTGACCCACTTGCAGGCAAGGCAAGTGCGGATAGCGCAGCTTCATGCGATACTTGTCCAGGAAATATTTGGCCACTGTGCACTCCACAGTCTGGCCGTTCTCCAGCTGCAGTGGGAAGCTAACAAGGTACaacatatatttaagtattCAGTTTAATCTTTCGAGTTATTCCATTGCACTTACGATTGCATTTGCGCTGGACGTCGCGTAACATTGCAGACACGATACTTGCGACGCATTTGTCCACAGTGCGTTATCTCAATCTTGAGCCCCTTGATTTCCTTGGTGAACTTGACACGCTGCGAATCGGTGAGCGGCTTGCGCTGCTCGTTAATGTCACGTATGTCCAGCACCTCGCACATAAAGTCTATGACAGGCTGTGCCTTGTAGAAAGCCGTAGCCGACACTGTGGATTAAAATTGATTAGTTTGTCTATTATTCTATTTCCTTTCTTTTGCAGCTTACCATCAATATTGAGCATCATTTTCCATTGAGATGGACGCACGCTTTGATGGAAACCAAACCAGACCTCACGACCGCCGCCCAATGGATGATAATAGCCATCGGGTGAGCTGAAGAAACTGCGTCCCACGGGTGTATATGTCATGCTGGGCAAGTGGCGCATAACTACATCCAGCGCCAAGATGGCATCGTATGGTATTTGCCTGGTGCGTCCTTCGAGCGCCTCCTCCAGATTGAAAAGCGACACCTGTGCTTGCCACTTGATCGTCACACGAAAGATGCGATCCTTGCCCTCGCCAGGCAGTGTCACCTCCAGCTCTAGACGCTCATTGCCAATGGGCAACGGATCGCgtgtatacaaattattgcGTCCATCAAACACGGGCTTCAATACGCCAAAGATCTTGCTATAGGCATGCACCATGGTCTCGATGATCTCACGATTCACCTTGCGCGGACACTTGTCCGGCTGTATATTGATGTCATAGTGATGCACAAATCCACGCGGCATGGTCACCTGAAAGTGATTGGCACGCAAAACAATTGGCCTGCCCTCACGTCCCAGATTCGGTCGACGCGGGCACGTAAACACTGGCGCATCCGGTTGAGTGGTGGGCGATGCAGCCGCTGCGGCAATTGCTGCCGATACGCTGCCCGTGGAGCCCAAAGCGGAGGCAACCtgtgcagcggcagctgcagcagcaccacccacaGTGGCACCGCCAGACGCCACATTCTGAGCACTTGGACTGGTTACAGCGGTGGGATTTACCGATGAGCCAGGCGTTGGTGGTGCTACagttcccaaaaaaaaataatagtttgttaattaaataaatcagttGCAGGGCTGCGTAGAGATTGTAACGGTAAAGTTAACAACTAGACGACGCTAGATAACaacgcaactaaaaataacatttatttcgGCATGCCGAATgtcaacataaaatatataaacatagtATACATATGgtacaactatatatatatagttaataataaaagctaacAAACAGTTGCAGCATGCACtactttaaacataaattgtgtAAGGGATTcacatatacaatatatattaaaggTTTGGTTCGTTTTAGTTCAAAAGTGCAAcagaaattataaaacattacATGAAACGAAATAAATATGTGGTTAGTAAAAATTTTGCACATTACTGTAAAGGAGATAGTgtgtagaattttttttttttgtttttgttagtgtagacaatttatgtattttgtctCAAACATCAACTAAGGAACATAAACAACATTTCCTTGcgtttttcaaattcaatatcAAATTGTTTAGTAGTAGTTTTTAGTAATTTTGGTTTTGATTTGGAGAGAAATTTACATGTGAGCGTGTCGAAGCTAGTCTGCGCCTGAGAGGGGCTCTGAGGCCGCGTGGGCGAGGGGGTCCACTGTGACtctataaaaagaaaatttaaatcaaatcaaaatgttcacaaataaaaatcaaaaatgttcaaatcataaatgtttgtaaatcaaataaaacgtGAAATGGCCAATTTGGTTGTTTTTTGGTTGAAAATAATGCATTATACGAtggtaaaaaataataaagaatatgtataaatataatatatagagtgcgattaatattttagttacaGTTTGGTtcagcttaataataaaaaaaaaattcaactatATCTGCCACAAGTGTaaaagtgtatgtgtgtgtgtgtatagatCTGTGAAGATTTACTATCAACATATTTGACTGCGTAAAAACCTAAAACAAttacgttgttgttgttgcgcataAACTCCATT
Protein-coding regions in this window:
- the LOC108596049 gene encoding protein argonaute-2 isoform X2, translated to MSTERELAGGPAQLQLPLTFPPDLGTSLQLNSAVGLMSKVYAPPTPGSSVNPTAVTSPSAQNVASGGATVGGAAAAAAAQVASALGSTGSVSAAIAAAAASPTTQPDAPVFTCPRRPNLGREGRPIVLRANHFQVTMPRGFVHHYDINIQPDKCPRKVNREIIETMVHAYSKIFGVLKPVFDGRNNLYTRDPLPIGNERLELEVTLPGEGKDRIFRVTIKWQAQVSLFNLEEALEGRTRQIPYDAILALDVVMRHLPSMTYTPVGRSFFSSPDGYYHPLGGGREVWFGFHQSVRPSQWKMMLNIDVSATAFYKAQPVIDFMCEVLDIRDINEQRKPLTDSQRVKFTKEIKGLKIEITHCGQMRRKYRVCNVTRRPAQMQSFPLQLENGQTVECTVAKYFLDKYRMKLRYPHLPCLQVGQEHKHTYLPLEVCNIVAGQRCIKKLTDMQTSTMIKATARSAPDREREINNLVKRADFNNDSYVQEFGLTISNSMMEVRGRVLPPPKLQYGGRVSSGMTGQQLYPPQNKVSLASPNQGVWDMRGKQFFTGVEIRVWAIACFAPQRTVREDALRNFTQQLQKISNDAGMPIIGQPCFCKYATGPDQVEPMFRYLKITFPGLQLVVVVLPGKTPVYAEVKRVGDTVLGMATQCVQAKNVNKTSPQTLSNLCLKINVKLGGINSILVPSIRPKVFNEPVIFLGADVTHPPAGDNKKPSIAAVVGSMDAHPSRYAATVRVQQHRQEIIQELSSMVRELLIMFYKSTGGYKPHRIILYRDGVSEGQFPHVLQHELTAIREACIKLEPEYRPGITFIVVQKRHHTRLFCAEKKEQSGKSGNIPAGTTVDVGITHPTEFDFYLCSHQGIQGTSRPSHYHVLWDDNHFDSDELQCLTYQLCHTYVRCTRSVSIPAPAYYAHLVAFRARYHLVEKEHDSGEGSHQSGSSEDRTPGAMARAITVHADTKKVMYFA
- the LOC108596049 gene encoding protein argonaute-2 isoform X3; this encodes MYPVGQQSQWTPSPTRPQSPSQAQTSFDTLTSPPTPGSSVNPTAVTSPSAQNVASGGATVGGAAAAAAAQVASALGSTGSVSAAIAAAAASPTTQPDAPVFTCPRRPNLGREGRPIVLRANHFQVTMPRGFVHHYDINIQPDKCPRKVNREIIETMVHAYSKIFGVLKPVFDGRNNLYTRDPLPIGNERLELEVTLPGEGKDRIFRVTIKWQAQVSLFNLEEALEGRTRQIPYDAILALDVVMRHLPSMTYTPVGRSFFSSPDGYYHPLGGGREVWFGFHQSVRPSQWKMMLNIDVSATAFYKAQPVIDFMCEVLDIRDINEQRKPLTDSQRVKFTKEIKGLKIEITHCGQMRRKYRVCNVTRRPAQMQSFPLQLENGQTVECTVAKYFLDKYRMKLRYPHLPCLQVGQEHKHTYLPLEVCNIVAGQRCIKKLTDMQTSTMIKATARSAPDREREINNLVKRADFNNDSYVQEFGLTISNSMMEVRGRVLPPPKLQYGGRVSSGMTGQQLYPPQNKVSLASPNQGVWDMRGKQFFTGVEIRVWAIACFAPQRTVREDALRNFTQQLQKISNDAGMPIIGQPCFCKYATGPDQVEPMFRYLKITFPGLQLVVVVLPGKTPVYAEVKRVGDTVLGMATQCVQAKNVNKTSPQTLSNLCLKINVKLGGINSILVPSIRPKVFNEPVIFLGADVTHPPAGDNKKPSIAAVVGSMDAHPSRYAATVRVQQHRQEIIQELSSMVRELLIMFYKSTGGYKPHRIILYRDGVSEGQFPHVLQHELTAIREACIKLEPEYRPGITFIVVQKRHHTRLFCAEKKEQSGKSGNIPAGTTVDVGITHPTEFDFYLCSHQGIQGTSRPSHYHVLWDDNHFDSDELQCLTYQLCHTYVRCTRSVSIPAPAYYAHLVAFRARYHLVEKEHDSGEGSHQSGSSEDRTPGAMARAITVHADTKKVMYFA
- the LOC108596049 gene encoding protein argonaute-2 isoform X4, yielding MYPVGQPPPTPGSSVNPTAVTSPSAQNVASGGATVGGAAAAAAAQVASALGSTGSVSAAIAAAAASPTTQPDAPVFTCPRRPNLGREGRPIVLRANHFQVTMPRGFVHHYDINIQPDKCPRKVNREIIETMVHAYSKIFGVLKPVFDGRNNLYTRDPLPIGNERLELEVTLPGEGKDRIFRVTIKWQAQVSLFNLEEALEGRTRQIPYDAILALDVVMRHLPSMTYTPVGRSFFSSPDGYYHPLGGGREVWFGFHQSVRPSQWKMMLNIDVSATAFYKAQPVIDFMCEVLDIRDINEQRKPLTDSQRVKFTKEIKGLKIEITHCGQMRRKYRVCNVTRRPAQMQSFPLQLENGQTVECTVAKYFLDKYRMKLRYPHLPCLQVGQEHKHTYLPLEVCNIVAGQRCIKKLTDMQTSTMIKATARSAPDREREINNLVKRADFNNDSYVQEFGLTISNSMMEVRGRVLPPPKLQYGGRVSSGMTGQQLYPPQNKVSLASPNQGVWDMRGKQFFTGVEIRVWAIACFAPQRTVREDALRNFTQQLQKISNDAGMPIIGQPCFCKYATGPDQVEPMFRYLKITFPGLQLVVVVLPGKTPVYAEVKRVGDTVLGMATQCVQAKNVNKTSPQTLSNLCLKINVKLGGINSILVPSIRPKVFNEPVIFLGADVTHPPAGDNKKPSIAAVVGSMDAHPSRYAATVRVQQHRQEIIQELSSMVRELLIMFYKSTGGYKPHRIILYRDGVSEGQFPHVLQHELTAIREACIKLEPEYRPGITFIVVQKRHHTRLFCAEKKEQSGKSGNIPAGTTVDVGITHPTEFDFYLCSHQGIQGTSRPSHYHVLWDDNHFDSDELQCLTYQLCHTYVRCTRSVSIPAPAYYAHLVAFRARYHLVEKEHDSGEGSHQSGSSEDRTPGAMARAITVHADTKKVMYFA
- the LOC108596049 gene encoding protein argonaute-2 isoform X1, translating into MSTERELAGGPAQLQLPLTFPPDLGTSLQLNSAVGLMSKVYESQWTPSPTRPQSPSQAQTSFDTLTSPPTPGSSVNPTAVTSPSAQNVASGGATVGGAAAAAAAQVASALGSTGSVSAAIAAAAASPTTQPDAPVFTCPRRPNLGREGRPIVLRANHFQVTMPRGFVHHYDINIQPDKCPRKVNREIIETMVHAYSKIFGVLKPVFDGRNNLYTRDPLPIGNERLELEVTLPGEGKDRIFRVTIKWQAQVSLFNLEEALEGRTRQIPYDAILALDVVMRHLPSMTYTPVGRSFFSSPDGYYHPLGGGREVWFGFHQSVRPSQWKMMLNIDVSATAFYKAQPVIDFMCEVLDIRDINEQRKPLTDSQRVKFTKEIKGLKIEITHCGQMRRKYRVCNVTRRPAQMQSFPLQLENGQTVECTVAKYFLDKYRMKLRYPHLPCLQVGQEHKHTYLPLEVCNIVAGQRCIKKLTDMQTSTMIKATARSAPDREREINNLVKRADFNNDSYVQEFGLTISNSMMEVRGRVLPPPKLQYGGRVSSGMTGQQLYPPQNKVSLASPNQGVWDMRGKQFFTGVEIRVWAIACFAPQRTVREDALRNFTQQLQKISNDAGMPIIGQPCFCKYATGPDQVEPMFRYLKITFPGLQLVVVVLPGKTPVYAEVKRVGDTVLGMATQCVQAKNVNKTSPQTLSNLCLKINVKLGGINSILVPSIRPKVFNEPVIFLGADVTHPPAGDNKKPSIAAVVGSMDAHPSRYAATVRVQQHRQEIIQELSSMVRELLIMFYKSTGGYKPHRIILYRDGVSEGQFPHVLQHELTAIREACIKLEPEYRPGITFIVVQKRHHTRLFCAEKKEQSGKSGNIPAGTTVDVGITHPTEFDFYLCSHQGIQGTSRPSHYHVLWDDNHFDSDELQCLTYQLCHTYVRCTRSVSIPAPAYYAHLVAFRARYHLVEKEHDSGEGSHQSGSSEDRTPGAMARAITVHADTKKVMYFA